Proteins encoded within one genomic window of Anopheles gambiae chromosome 3, idAnoGambNW_F1_1, whole genome shotgun sequence:
- the LOC1277813 gene encoding protein phosphatase 1B: MGAFLEKPMTSKHNEHGEGNGLRYGVGSMQGWRCEMEDAYHAKTGLGDSLDDWNYFAVFDGHAGDNVAKHCAANLLQRIITTTEFGNNDITKGIHTGFLQLDESMRAIPELASGLDKSGTTAVCAFISGQHLYIANCGDSRAVLCQNAQPIFTTQDHKPILPGEKERIQNAGGSVMVQRVNGSLAVSRALGDYDYKKVANLGQCEQLVSPEPEIFCRDREPADEFLVLACDGVWDVMSNEELCQFVHNRLEVSDNLVDVANQVIDTCLHKGSRDNMSIIIIAFPGAPPVSEEAQKREEALEQHLRARIEQILGEMSSIEYGALLKELAREDIPDLPPGGGLHAKCSYVSKVFKELHPKLAETCEMGNY; this comes from the coding sequence ATGGGTGCCTTTCTGGAGAAGCCAATGACCTCCAAGCACAACGAGCACGGCGAGGGCAATGGGCTGCGGTACGGCGTCGGCTCGATGCAGGGCTGGCGGTGCGAGATGGAGGACGCCTACCACGCCAAAACCGGGCTGGGCGACAGCCTGGACGACTGGAACTATTTCGCCGTGTTCGATGGGCACGCGGGCGACAACGTGGCCAAGCACTGTGCGGCCAACCTGCTGCAGCGCATCATCACGACGACCGAGTTCGGCAACAATGACATCACCAAGGGCATACACACCGGCTTCCTGCAGCTGGACGAGTCGATGCGCGCCATTCCCGAGCTGGCGTCCGGGCTGGACAAGTCCGGCACGACCGCCGTCTGCGCGTTCATCTCCGGCCAGCACCTGTACATAGCGAACTGTGGCGATTCGCGCGCCGTCCTCTGCCAGAACGCCCAGCCCATCTTCACCACCCAGGACCACAAGCCGATCCTGCCGGGCGAGAAGGAGCGCATCCAGAACGCGGGCGGCTCCGTCATGGTGCAGCGCGTGAACGGCAGCCTCGCGGTGAGCCGGGCGCTCGGCGACTACGACTACAAGAAGGTGGCGAACTTGGGCCAGTGCGAGCAGCTCGTGTCGCCCGAGCCGGAGATATTCTGCCGCGACCGGGAACCGGCCGACGAGTTTCTGGTGCTCGCCTGCGACGGCGTCTGGGACGTGATGAGCAACGAGGAGCTGTGCCAGTTCGTGCACAACCGGCTGGAGGTGTCCGACAACCTGGTGGACGTGGCGAACCAGGTGATCGACACCTGCCTGCACAAGGGCAGCCGGGACAACatgagcatcatcatcatcgcattTCCGGGCGCGCCGCCCGTCTCGGAGGAGGCGCAGAAGCGCGAGGAAGCGCTGGAGCAGCACCTGCGGGCCCGCATCGAGCAGATACTGGGCGAGATGAGCTCGATCGAGTACGGCGCACTGCTGAAGGAGCTGGCCCGCGAGGACATTCCCGACCTACCGCCCGGCGGTGGCCTACACGCCAAGTGTTCGTACGTGTCGAAGGTGTTTAAGGAGCTGCATCCAAAGCTGGCCGAAACGTGCGAAATGGGAAACTACTAA
- the LOC133392790 gene encoding uncharacterized protein LOC133392790 — MMFSKGVYSVLVLMIFWKTEGILCKENEKSGNDTSGLNPSFYLTTDFILHLNELIKHLAVYALDDTVDSRHALDHAGAMWNHTEVVLQELLQRSASDNATHVSLHDALDAIRRERIHFMKRVSDIDATALIERSGTYPAAITHTMQSSVHGLTSVSAKLLRVLAGTSERTGRANPTNATIDLFLDVFNRAIVDTQENFQTQINRALRRVKSRLSSLDATTALGQYLMKLAELYALQKSDINAKLALIGTSVSEKMEAFSTMVDSQLTAGLTGLLTDAATSSGHQFLYLCLKRYVYSYFDEARAVAKLLHCGEPELSTLQYLVTVAGPILERAAISDSSATKMNAICSSTACTDFYYLSLGDQIMLVDSRIQSYVAFIHSELAELELRVYTCVQAASMDMDAYVTSIRSRFGVCLTSGNVNFVNGA; from the exons ATGATGTTCTCGAAAGGCGTTTATTCCGTGCTAGTTTTAATGATTTTCTGGAAAACGGAAGGAATTTTGTGTAAGGAGAATGAAAAAAGCGGCAACGACACATCCGGCCTCAACCCATCGTTCTACCTGACAACGGATTTTATCCTTCATCTGAACGAACTCATCAAACACCTGGCAGTGTACGCGCTGGATGATACGGTCGACTCTCGACACGCGCTCGACCATGCCGGTGCCATGTGGAACCACACGGAAGTGGTGCTGCAAGAGTTGCTCCAACGATCCGCATCGGATAATGCAACGCACGTTTCACTACACGACGCTCTGGATGCGATCCGACGGGAAAGGATTCACTTCATGAAACGCGTATCAGACATTGATGCAACAGCGCTAATCGAACGCTCGGGAACGTATCCCGCCGCCATCACACACACCATGCAGTCCAGCGTACACGGACTCACCAGCGTGTCAGCCAAACTGTTGCGCGTGCTGGCCGGCACGAGCGAAAGGACGGGACGGGCCAACCCGACCAACGCAACCATCGACCTGTTCCTGGACGTGTTCAACCGTGCGATAGTGGACACGCAGGAAAACTTTCAAACCCAAATCAATCGTGCTTTAAGACGCGTAAAGTCCCGTCTCTCTTCCCTCGATGCGACAACCGCGCTGGGGCAGTATCTGATGAAGTTGGCCGAGCTGTACGCGTTGCAGAAAAGCGATATTAACGCAAAGCTGGCGCTGATCGGCACGTCCGTGAGTGAGAAGATGGAAGCATTCAGCACAATGGTCGACAGCCAGCTTACCGCTGGCCTTACGGGTTTGCTGACGGATGCTGCAACGTCTTCGGGGCATCAGTTCCTTTACCTCTGCCTAAAGCGCTACGTCTACTCGTACTTCGATGAGGCGCGAGCGGTGGCAAAGCTGCTGCACTGCGGTGAGCCGGAACTGAGCACACTGCAGTATCTGGTAACGGTGGCCGGACCGATACTGGAACGTGCGGCCATCTCGGACAGTAGTGCGACGAAGATGAACGCTATCTGCAGCTCAACCGCTTGCACTGATTTT TATTACCTTTCCTTGGGGGATCAGATTATGCTGGTCGACTCGCGGATACAGAGCTACGTAGCGTTCATTCACTCGGAGCTGGCGGAGCTCGAGCTACGAGTGTACACGTGCGTCCAAGCTGCTTCAATGGATATGGACGCGTACGTAACCTCGATCAGATCGAGGTTTGGCGTCTGTTTAACGTCGGGAAATGTTAATTTTGTAAATGGTgcttaa
- the LOC1277812 gene encoding metaxin-2, producing MASTIDNFYQKTATAAMKDWPRDAVLYQPYEEEQILLAENASCLAVRTYLKMLNLPVALEQRANAEFMSPGGKRTKLPVLRVENFIYAEFDHIVTFLEKNFNKSLSAPLTPEEKDQMRSTNCLVEHLFTTAEQYVSWIDPEVRNTVTKKRNGCVFPFPLNHVQNWRKESAVRRQLRMADYLHEGIDTIMGEVDHLCQDLSSRLGDKRYFFGDSPTELDALVFGHLYSIFTMKLPNNVLALTIHKYSNLNQFCKNIDETYFSVKGK from the exons ATGGCATCAACGATAGATAACTTTTACCAAAAAACGGCCACAGCAG CCATGAAAGATTGGCCCCGCGATGCCGTACTGTACCAGCCGTACGAGGAGGAACAGATCCTGCTGGCAGAGAATGCGAGCTGCCTGGCGGTACGCACCTACCTGAAAATGCTCAACCTGCCGGTCGCGCTGGAGCAGCGGGCGAACGCCGAGTTCATGTCGCCCGGTGGCAAACGCACCAAGCTGCCCGTCCTGCGGGTGGAAAACTTTATCTACGCCGAGTTCGACCACATCGTGACGTTTTTGGAGAAAAACTTTAACAAATCGCTCAGCGCGCCGCTCACGCCCGAGGAGAAGGACCAGATGCGCTCGACCAACTGTCTGGTGGAGCATCTGTTCACCACGGCCGAGCAGTACGTGAGCTGGATCGATCCGGAGGTGCGCAACACGGTGACGAAGAAGCGCAACGGGTGCGTGTTCCCTTTCCCGCTCAACCACGTGCAGAACTGGCGCAAGGAGAGTGCGGTACGGCGGCAGCTCCGCATGGCGGACTATCTGCACGAGGGCATCGACACGATTATGGGCGAGGTGGACCATCTGTGTCAGGATTTGAGCAGCCGGTTGGGCGATAAGCGGTACTTCTTCGGGGACAG CCCCACGGAACTGGACGCTCTCGTGTTTGGACATCTGTACAGCATCTTCACGATGAAGCTGCCGAACAACGTGCTCGCACTAACCATTCACAAGTACAGCAATCTGAACCAGTTCTGTAAAAACATCGACGAGACGTACTTTAGCGTGAAGGGAAAGTAA
- the LOC1277811 gene encoding DNA-directed RNA polymerase III subunit RPC2 yields the protein MHGEEKHWKEEGKNYKKVQRALEEKWKLVPAFLQVKGLVKQHIDSFNYFINVDIKKIVQANQEVKSDADPCFYLKYLNVHVGKPDVEEGFNNTKSTTPHECRLRDMTYSAPITVDIEYTRGTQRVVRNGLLIGRMPIMLRSSNCVLTGKSDYQLSKVNECPMDPGGYFIIRGTEKVILIQEQLSWNKMITEDYNGVIQCQVTSSTHEKKSRTILLTKHGRYYLKHNSMTEEIPVAIILKAMGIASDQEIMQLVGIDPETQKRFAPSLLEAANHKVFTQQRALEYMGSKLIAKRFTTAATKYKTTADEARDLLATTILAHVPVPSFNFQVKAIYVALMIRRVMAAELDRSAVDDRDYYGNKRLELAGSLLSLMFEDLFKRFNWELKMIADKNIPKIKAAQFDVGKHMREALITAGLETAISTGNWTIKRFKMERAGVTQVLSRLSYISALGMMTRVNSQFEKTRKVSGPRSLQPSQWGMLCPSDTPEGEACGLVKNLALMTHITTEVDEEPVIRLAYNAGVEDIRLLGGETINNPKVFMVFINGNILGVTIAYRRLVEVFRMMRRRGLIGAFVSIHTSFTQRCVYIHTDGGRLCRPYIIVQAGRPLVLQEHLEQMKLGLRKFDDFLHDGLIEYLDVNEENDSFIAYQERDIDPEKTTHLEIEPFTLLGVCAGLVPYPHHNQSPRNTYQCAMGKQAMGIIGYNQKNRIDTLMYNIVYPQSPMVRSRTIELTNFDKLPAGQNATVAVMSYSGYDIEDALILNKASIDRGYGRCLVYKNSKCTIKRYSNQTFDRIMGPMKDGVTGKIIAKHECLDTDGIVSPGERLTCKQTMVNKEMPAVKSNNPIEQKESGQQPIAYSAVPVTYKGTEPSYAERVLVSTNNEEEFLVKILLRQTRRPEIGDKFSSRHGQKGVTGLIVEQEDLPFNDYGMSPDMVMNPHGFPSRMTVGKTLELLGSKAGVLEGKFHYGTAFGGSKCSDLQDELFNHGFNYLGKDVFYSGITGEPLEVYIYSGPVYYQKLKHMVQDKMHARARGPRAVLTRQPTQGRSREGGLRLGEMERDCLISYGASMLIMERLMISSDAFDVDVCNVCGRLAYSSWCHNCRSSASVSTISMPYACKLLFQELTSMNIVPRLKLQNY from the exons ATGCATGGCGAGGAGAAACACTGGAAGGAAGAGGGCAAAAACTACAAGAAAGTGCAACGTGCCCTAGAG GAAAAATGGAAACTGGTGCCGGCGTTCCTGCAGGTGAAGGGGCTGGTAAAGCAGCACATCGACTCATTCAACTACTTCATCAACGTGGACATCAAGAAGATTGTGCAGGCCAACCAGGAGGTAAAGAGTGATGCCGATCCGTGCTTCTACCTCAAGTACCTGAACGTGCACGTCGGCAAGCCGGATGTGGAGGAGGGTTTCAACAACACGAAATCCACCACACCGCACGAATGCCGGCTGCGGGACATGACCTACTCGGCACCGATCACCGTCGACATTGAGTACACCCGCGGCACGCAGCGTGTCGTGCGGAACGGGTTGCTCATCGGCCGTATGCCCATAATGCTGCGCTCGTCCAACTGTGTGCTGACGGGCAAATCGGACTACCAGCTGTCGAAGGTGAACGAGTGTCCGATGGATCCGGGCGGGTACTTTATCATCCGCGGCACGGAGAAGGTAATTCTCATCCAGGAGCAGCTGAGCTGGAACAAAATGATCACGGAGGATTACAACGGCGTGATCCAGTGTCAGGTGACGAGCTCGACGCACGAGAAGAAATCGCGCACAATCCTGCTGACGAAGCACGGCCGGTACTATCTGAAGCACAACTCCATGACGGAGGAAATCCCGGTCGCGATCATACTGAAGGCGATGGGCATTGCGTCGGACCAGGAGATTATGCAGCTCGTCGGTATCGATCCAGAGACGCAGAAGCGCTTCGCACCGTCGCTGCTGGAAGCGGCCAACCATAAGGTGTTTACGCAGCAGCGTGCGCTGGAGTATATGGGGTCGAAGTTGATTGCTAAGCGGTTCACAACGGCAGCAACGAAGTATAAAACGACCGCCGATGAGGCACGCGATCTACTTGCCACTACGATCCTGGCGCACGTGCCCGTACCGAGCTTTAACTTTCAGGTGAAGGCAATCTACGTGGCGCTGATGATACGCCGCGTGATGGCGGCCGAGCTGGATCGCAGTGCGGTGGACGATCGGGACTACTACGGCAACAAGCGGCTGGAGTTGGCCGGCTCGCTGCTTTCGCTGATGTTTGAGGATCTGTTCAAGCGGTTCAACTGGGAGCTGAAGATGATTGCGGACAAGAACATTCCGAAGATAAAGGCAGCCCAGTTCGATGTGGGAAAGCACATGAGGGAGGCGCTGATTACAGCCGGCCTGGAAACGGCCATCTCGACGGGCAACTGGACGATCAAGCGGTTCAAGATGGAGCGGGCGGGCGTTACGCAGGTGCTGTCGCGGCTCAGCTACATCTCCGCCCTCGGCATGATGACGCGCGTCAACTCACAGTTCGAGAAGACGCGCAAAGTGTCGGGGCCACGCTCACTGCAGCCGAGCCAGTGGGGCATGCTGTGCCCTTCCGATACGCCCGAGGGTGAGGCGTGCGGGTTGGTGAAAAATCTCGCCCTCATGACGCACATCACGACGGAGGTGGACGAGGAGCCGGTCATACGGTTGGCGTACAATGCGGGCGTGGAAGACATTCGCCTGCTGGGCGGTGAAACGATCAACAATCCGAAGGTGTTCATGGTGTTCATCAACGGTAACATATTGGGCGTGACGATCGCTTACCGGCGGCTGGTGGAGGTGTTCCGTATGATGCGCCGTCGTGGACTGATCGGAGCGTTCGTGTCGATTCACACCTCGTTCACGCAGCGCTGCGTTTACATTCACACCGACGGGGGAAGACTGTGCCGGCCGTACATTATCGTGCAGGCGGGGCGTCCGCTCGTGCTGCAGGAGCATCTCGAGCAGATGAAGCTTGGATTGCGCAAGTTCGATGACTTCCTGCACGATGGGCTGATCGAGTATTTGGACGTGAATGAGGAGAATGATTCGTTCATCGCGTACCAGGAGCGTGACATTGATCCGGAAAAGACGACCCACTTGGAGATTGAACCGTTCACGCTGCTGGGGGTTTGTGCCGGGCTGGTACCGTACCCGCACCACAACCAGAGCCCCCGTAACACGTACCAGTGTGCGATGGGAAAGCAGGCGATGGGCATCATCGGGTACAATCAGAAGAACCGCATCGACACGCTGATGTACAATATCGTGTATCCGCAGAGTCCGATGGTACGATCGCGCACGATCGAGCTGACGAACTTTGACAAGCTGCCGGCGGGCCAAAACGCAACCGTCGCCGTGATGAGCTACTCCGGGTACGATATCGAGGATGCGCTGATACTGAACAAAGCGTCGATCGACCGTGGGTATGGCCGGTGTCTCGTGTACAAGAACAGCAAGTGCACGATCAAGCGGTACAGCAACCAAACGTTCGATCGTATCATGGGCCCGATGAAGGATGGAGTGACTGGGAAGATAATCGCCAAGCATGAGTGTCTCGATACGGACGGTATCGTGTCGCCGGGCGAGCGGCTCACGTGCAAGCAAACGATGGTGAACAAGGAAATGCCGGCAGTGAAATCGAACAACCCGATCGAGCAGAAAGAGTCCGGCCAGCAGCCGATCGCGTACAGTGCCGTACCGGTGACGTACAAAGGCACCGAGCCGAGCTACGCCGAGCGGGTCCTCGTGTCGACCAACAATGAGGAAGAGTTCTTGGTCAAGATTCTGTTGCGTCAAACGCGCCGTCCGGAAATTGGGGACAAGTTTAGCTCCCGTCATGGGCAGAAAGGTGTGACGGGGTTGATTGTGGAGCAGGAAGACCTTCCCTTCAATGATTACGGCATGTCGCCGGACATGGTGATGAACCCGCACGGTTTCCCGTCCCGTATGACGGTCGGCAAAACGCTGGAGCTGCTGGGCAGTAAGGCGGGCGTGCTGGAGGGCAAATTTCACTACGGCACCGCGTTCGGCGGATCAAAGTGTTCGGATCTGCAGGACGAGCTGTTCAACCATGGGTTTAACTATCTCGGCAAGGATGTGTTTTACTCGGGCATTACGGGCGAACCGCTCGAGGTGTACATCTACTCGGGGCCGGTGTACTACCAGAAGCTGAAGCACATGGTGCAGGACAAGATGCATGCACGTGCCCGCGGGCCGAGGGCGGTACTGACGCGCCAACCGACGCAGGGTCGTAGCCGGGAGGGTGGCCTTCGGTTGGGTGAGATGGAGCGCGATTGTTTGATTTCGTACGGCGCAAGTATGCTGATTATGGAGCGGCTGATGATTTCGTCCGACGCGTTCGATGTGGACGTGTGCAATGTGTGCGGCCGGTTGGCTTACTCGTCTTGGTGTCACAACTGTCGCTCGTCGGCAAGCGTGTCGACGATTTCGATGCCGTACGCGTGCAAGCTGCTGTTCCAGGAGCTGACCAGCATGAACATTGTGCCGCGGCTGAAGTTGCAGAACTATTAG